The sequence TTCAATGTATGAAGTGTGGAACAAACTTTAGTCATAGTCaagcacttagaatacatcaacgaactcacacaggggagaaaccatttgaatgtatggaatgtggaaagagctacagtcGAAGTGGGGCACTTAGAAGACATGAACGagctcacacgggggagaaaccatttaaatgcatggattgtggaaagagcttcagtcgaagtgatagacttagaaaacatcaacgaatTCAcgtggagaaaccatttaaatgtattgaatgtagaaagagcttcagtaaagatgaagcacttagaatacaccaacgaactcacatgggggagaaaccatttgaatgtaggGAGTGCTataagagcttcagtcgaagtaGGGCACTTAGattacatcaacaaactcacaccggggagaaaccatttgaatgtattgaatgtggaaaaagcttcagtagaAGTCGAaatcttagaatacatcaacgaactcacatgggggagaaacaatttaaatgtatggagtgcggtaaGAGCTTTAGTCAAAGTGGAtatcttagaatacatcaacgaactcatacaggggagaaaccatttgaatgtactgaatgtggaaagagcttcagtgaaagtgggaaacttagaagacaccaacgaactcacacgggggagaaaccatttaaatgtattgaatgtggaaagagcttcagtcgtagtggaacacttagaagacatcaacaaatACATACagataaaccatttaaatgtattgaatgtagaaagagcttcagtcaatatggacaccttagaatacatcagcgaactcacacagaggaaaaaccatttgaatgtattgaatgtggaaaaagcttcagtaggaatggaacacttagaatacatcaacgaactcacacgggggagaaaccctttaaatgtattgaatgtagaaagagcttcagtgaaagtggatatcttagaatacatcaacgaactcacacgggggagaaaccatttgaatgtgtggattgtggaaagagcttcagtcgaagtggatatcttagaatacatcaacgaactcacacaggagagaaaccatttaaatgtattgaatgtggaaaaagcttcagtgaaGGTGggaaacttagaatacatcaacgaactcacacaagggagaagccatttaaatgtatggagtgtggaatgaTCTTCAGCAAAAATGGacgccttagaagacatcagctAACTCATACACAATGAAAACTACAGGTGTACTGACTGTGGAAAGGGTTTCAGAGGGAGTGGAGACCTTAATATTCATTAGTAAATTCACATGGGGGAAAtgatataaatgtatagagtttTCAACTCAGGGTTCACTACTTACATCAAGAAACTCATAAAGGGGGAAATCAGTTGTAAATGCATGGAATGATGTTTTAGTGTTTgtacttaaatttgtatacacatatat comes from Podarcis raffonei isolate rPodRaf1 chromosome 2, rPodRaf1.pri, whole genome shotgun sequence and encodes:
- the LOC128409082 gene encoding zinc finger protein 14-like, producing MEPPVNSLGRTKKQFKCMECGMCFYHSGSLRIHQQTHKGEKLFQCMKCGTNFSHSQALRIHQRTHTGEKPFECMECGKSYSRSGALRRHERAHTGEKPFKCMDCGKSFSRSDRLRKHQRIHVEKPFKCIECRKSFSKDEALRIHQRTHMGEKPFECRECYKSFSRSRALRLHQQTHTGEKPFECIECGKSFSRSRNLRIHQRTHMGEKQFKCMECGKSFSQSGYLRIHQRTHTGEKPFECTECGKSFSESGKLRRHQRTHTGEKPFKCIECGKSFSRSGTLRRHQQIHTDKPFKCIECRKSFSQYGHLRIHQRTHTEEKPFECIECGKSFSRNGTLRIHQRTHTGEKPFKCIECRKSFSESGYLRIHQRTHTGEKPFECVDCGKSFSRSGYLRIHQRTHTGEKPFKCIECGKSFSEGGKLRIHQRTHTREKPFKCMECGMIFSKNGRLRRHQLTHTQ